From Camelina sativa cultivar DH55 chromosome 20, Cs, whole genome shotgun sequence, the proteins below share one genomic window:
- the LOC104769064 gene encoding defensin-like protein 109 — protein sequence MDFTKKIVLVFAFTIMLGICTVHCRPSFKTTPLFEEKYRFTQCFDTAPCLEGMMKCIEFCSAMGTADGQCNDQNLCCCTYE from the exons ATGGACTTCACTAAGAAAATAGTGCTAGTATTTGCTTTCACCATTATGTTGGGTATCTGTACTGTTCATTGCCGTCCAAGCTTCAAAACCACTCCTT tgtttgaagaaaaatatagatttaCTCAGTGTTTCGACACAGCACCATGTTTGGAAGGGATGATGAAATGCATTGAGTTCTGTAGCGCAATGGGAACTGCGGATGGACAATGTAATGATCAAAACCTCTGTTGCTGCACATATGAATAA